Below is a window of Microthrixaceae bacterium DNA.
TCGAATGGGTGGGTCCGGGGCGCGGACCGAGGGGGTTCAGCGAAGGATCCAGGCCACGGCCAAGGTAACGCTGTTGGTGGCGAAATGGGCGACAGCGGGGGCGATGACGCTGTCGGAGCGGACGCGCAACCAGATGAACCCTGTCCCAGCGATGGTGGTTGCCACGAGGGTTCCCACCGTCATCGCTGCGTCCCGATCAGCCATCCACGTCGGGTAGACGTGCCAGAGGCCGAACAGCGTCGCCCCCGCCACCCATGCCCAGCGCTCCGAGCCAGTTTGGCGGAGCAGCCCGTGGAGCGTCCCGCGAAAGGCCAGTTCCTCCACCACCACCGTTCCCAATGGGATGACCACCAGTGCCCGGCTCAGCATGGTCAGCGCCGACATGTCGGTTCGATCGTCGGTCAAGGCACCGGCCAATCCCAGGCCGACCACTCCTGTCGTTATGGCGGCGGCGGCCCCGAGCCCGAACTTCAGACCGGCTGGAGCCGATCGCCGGCTCAAGCCCATCTCGGTCCGGGTCAGACCGGTGATCCATGCCACTCCGCCGGCGAACGCGCCGATCCCGAGGTTGAACGTGAAATGCCAAGGCCCAGGGACCAACGCGGTCCTTCCCAGGTTGGCCACGGTCAGCCCGCCGACCAGAACGGCCAAGGCGGTGCGGGGTTTCATCGAGCTGATTGTTCGCGTCCTCAGCGGTCGGGGAAGAGGAAGTGCTCCAGCCGGACGGTGTCCTCCGCGCTCCAGCCCTCGGGCGGGGCGATGCGGGTCCAGCCGTCGACGTAGTCCAGGCGGTAGTCGTGGCCGAACCCAGGAGGAGCGGCAAAGCCGGCCATGAGGTCGAAGATGCCCTGCACCCAGGTGACCACCGGGAACCAACGACCGTCGGCGGGCACGTCGTAGCCCCGTGGATCATCCATCCACCCCGGCCTGGACCACAGCCAGTCCATACCCCAATGGGTGACGGGGTCCGACGGATGTTGGATGTACAACACCCGAGGCTGGGGCCAAGGGCCCTCGGGGTCGCCGTGGTCGGGGTCGCGGGTCACGAAACGGACGATCCGACCCTGGTCGAATACGGGCGCCCATTCCGGCGAACCGGGGTCGCGGGCCCCGGTCACCTGGCGGAGGATGGGGTTGGCATGCGCGGCCCCCACGAAGAGGGCGCCGTCGGAACGGGTCACGATGTTGGTGAGCGACGTGTCGGCGTCGGGGCCGACGAAGGCCGACTCGGCACCGAAGGAACCGAGGCTCAACCCGAACACCAACAGGGTGGGTCGATCGCCCTCGGGGAGCTGGGACCAGCGCTGGTAGACCTCGCCGTAGAGTTCGGTGCCGGCCTCGGCGGCCAAGTCGAGGTCGGTGATGAAGGAGATCCAGCTCGGCAGGTACGAATACTGCATGGACACGATGGCGGTGTCACCCCGATAGATCTGCTCGATGGCCTCGGCGGCGTCGGGATCGATCCAACCGGTACCGGTGGCGGTCGCCACCACCAGCACCTCTCGGTCGAATCCGCCGGCGCGTTCCAGATCATCGACGGCCAGCCGGGCCCGACCTCGCGGATCACCGTTTGAACGGAGTCCGGCGTAGGCCCTGATCGGAGCTGAGATCTCGGTGTCGTCTCCCCAGAACGCCTGCAACTCGTCCACCGTGGTGGCACCGCCGGCGAACGATCGCCCTTGCAACCCCAGGTCGTCCCATTCGACAAGCGAACCGATACCACCGGACACGGTCTCGGTCTCGGGTCTGATCACCCCATCGGCTGTGCCGGTGTCCACTGCCCCGAAGCTGGTGGATGCCCAGTTGGTGAAGCGGGCAAAGGCCACATCTCGTATCACCAACACCGTCAGGAGCAAGACCAGCACCACGGTCAACGGCTGGGCCGCGACTCGGGGAAGATGACGCTGGTTCCATCGATCCAGGCCCCGCACGGCGGCGCCGACGATCCTTCCCGCCACGAAGAGGATTCCGGCCAGGATCACGGTGAGGCCAAGCATCGGAGGGATGACGGTGCCCGAGATCGAATCCATGGCCACCAACTCCCGTTGGCTGTTCTGCCACCCCAGCCAGCGGATCGAACCGAGAGCCAGCGCCAGAACGGCGAGGACGCCTACACCGAAGCGGGCTGGGCGCCAGAGCCGCCCCGGAATGTGGACCCGCCGACGCCGGAGGACCGCCCTCGTCAGACGCCCAGCCAGAGTGCCGAGGGCGTAGCCCAACGTGACGCATATGGCGCTGACCGCCGCCTGGATCACCCAGGCTCGAGGCATGAGCGTGGGTGACAGCGACTGCCACCAGAACAACAGACCCACCGCCATGCCTCCGAACGCGGGTCGGCGGGTGATGGAGACCATCACCCGCCGGACCCGGGACTTCTTGGAGGTGTTCACTCGGTGATGGTGGATTCCTCGTCGGAGACGTCGGTCTGCACGGAACCGCTGGCCAGGGCCTCGTTGAGGCGGGCCGAGGCCTCATCGGACAGGTTGCAGGTGATGACCTGGGCCAGACCGCTGTAGCGCTTCATCTCGTCGAGGGCCTTGTCGGCGTTGGCGTGGCTGAACAGTACGGCCAAGTACACCTTGCCGGGCTCGATCGAGTCGCGTAGCTCCTTGACGAACTTGTCGCTGATGCCGGTGTCGATCATGCGGGCCATGAGGGCGGCGCTGCCGGCCCCGATGGCCATGCCCAACACCGGGACGGCCAAGAGCACACCGAACAGCAGGCCCCACCAGGCCCCGCCCACCGCAGCCTGACCCGAGGACGGGTCGGTGGTCTGCACGACGCGGACCTTACCGTTGTCGGCCTTGGTCACGAACACCGCGTCCTGGAGCAACAAGGTGCCCTCGGTGGACAGGCGGGTCAGGGTGGTGAGCATCTCCTGGGCGGCGAGCTGGTTGTCAAAGCCGAGCACGACGAGGGAACGAGGATCAGACATCTGTAACTCCGGTTGGTTGTTTGTGTTGGATCTAGTTGGCGCTGCGAACCTCGCCCAGGACCTTCTTGAAGATCACCAGGGGAAGGAGGAGGTTGGCGGCCAGGGCTGCGGCCCACACCACCACGGTGGCCATGACCCACGTGGAGAGGCCATGGATCTGAAGTCCGTCTGCGATGATCGATGTGAGAACAAGGCTGGCCAGGGTGGCTACCAGGGCGCTGCTGCCGAGGATCGCCGGCGCGCTCTTGAGGGCCATTTGGCGGATGAGCGGCTCCACGAAGACGGCCACGACGGTGAAGATGACGGTGGCGGTGACGTAGCCGGTCACGCTGAGGCTCATGTCGTCGAGAACCTGAGCCGCCACGATCAGGCCGACGGCGTTGGCCAGCAAGCTGATCATTGTACGGGCGGCGAGGCGAACCATGGCTGGTGAACCTAATCCAGACGGAGGGGATGCCGAGTTCAGAAGGACCAGATCAGCGGGACGAGGCCGACCGATACCGCCAAGTACAGGCAGAGCAAGGGAAGGCCGAGTTTCCAGTAGTCGCCGAAGCGGTACCCACCCGGCCCCATCACCATGAGGTTGGCGGGGGTGGCCACCGGGGTGAGCAGGGCCGCAGCCGCGGCCACCGTGATCGACATCAGCACCGGCCGGGGTGAAACGCCCAGTTCGACAGCGGCGGACACGCCGATCGGGATCACGATCAGGGCGGTGGCCATGTTGGAGATGAGCTGCCCCATCACCGCGGTCAGGACGAACAGTCCGAACAACAAGGCGTAAGGCCCTCTGTCGCCGATCAGGTCGACCAGGCCGGTGGCGATCCGGTCGGCGGCCCCGGTCTTGGTCATGGCCGTGGACAAAGGCATCATCGCTCCGACCAGTACGATCGTGGTCCAACTGATGCCGCGGTAGGCCTGGTCGACATCGATGACCCGAAACAGGATCATCGCCCCGGCGGCGGTCAACCCGGCCACGACGGCGGGGACCGCTCCGGTGGCCAGGGCCGCGACCATGGCCGCCACGATGGCCACCGCCGCCTTCGAGCCGGGTCCGAGGGGGACGGCCTGGCGTCGGACCCGCTGCGGCTCGTCGACCACCAGCACCGCCGGGTCGGAGGGGACGTGGCGATCCAGGTCGATCCACTGCCCCTGGACTAGGAGGGTGTCTCCGACGGCCAGCTTCACCGGTTCGGGTCCGATGTCTTCGCCCTTGCGTTGAACGGCGAGGATCACCAGGTCTCCGCTGTCGGTGACCATGCCGGGAAACACCTTCTCACCCACGGCCGGTGAACGCGGCGGGATCACCACCTCGCTCACACCAATCTCCCGGTCCAGCACCGCGCCGTTGGGGTCGACCTGGAACGGTTCGGCCTCAAGGGCGAGCCCGACCCGAGCGGCGAAGCGGGTGACGTGGTCGTCGTCGCCACGAACGATGAGGACGTCTCCCTCGTTGATGGTGGAGGGGTGGATAGCGAGCCCCGTCCCGTTCGCCTGGACGCCGACCACCTCGATGTCCAGGTCCTCGGTCTCAGGTAGGTCGCGCTCCTGGCCGCCGATGCAAGCGGCGCCGCCCTCAACTCGGAGGCGGTAGACCCGGTGATCACTGAGATACTGGCGGGTCATGGTGCGGGCATGGTCACTGAGGTCGGCCGGCAACGATTCCGGTGTGCGTTCGGGCAGCAGGCGCTGACCGAAGAGCACGACGATGGCGATGGTTCCGGCCACGAGAGGCACACCGACCAGAGTGAACTCGAAGAAGCCGAACGGGCCGGTCCCCGCTCCTCTGGCTGCGTCGGAGACCAAGACGTTCACCGGGGTACCGGTCAAGGCGAGCATCGAGCCAGCATGCGCGCCGAATGCCAACGGCATCAGAAGTTGCGAGGTCGGTCGACCGGTTCGAAGGGCCAGAACCACCACCATGGGGGTCAATGCCGCCACCGAGCCGTTGACACTGATCAGTGCAGTCAGGAACGCAACCAGCAGCAGGACCAAGACGATCAGCCGGGTCCGGCTCTCGCCGACCCTGGCGATCAACTGCTGGCCTGCCCATGCGGTTACCCCGGTGGCATCGAGGCCCTCGCTCACCACGAACAGGGCGGCGATGAGCACCACCGCTGGATCGCCGAAGCTGGTGAGCGCCTCCTCCACCTCTAGTACCCCGGTGAAGTAGAGGGACAGCGCGGCCCCAACGGCTACCAGTTCTACCGGTATGCGGTTCCACACGAACAGCACCACCACGGCGCCGAGGATCAGGAAGGTGATTGTCATCGGGTCGATGGCAGCGGAGCCTACCGATGGGAGACCGATACATTGCCTTCGCGATGCCGCCGCCCGAGACCGCCCACGAGAGCCGGACCTTGTGGGGTTCGGTGGCGGCCACGGCCGGTCTCGGTGTGCTCGGAGTGCTGTGGGGGATCGCGGCCGGGTCGCAGATGATCTTGCTCGACGGCGCCTACGGCTTGGTGGGCGTGGTGGTATCGGTGCTTCTGATCAGGGCATCGGCGGTGTCGGCGGCACCTCCAACGTCGCGGTTCAACTACGGCAGGGGAGCAGCCACACCGCTGGCGATTGTGGTACAGGGGCTGGTCCTGCTCGGCACGCTGGGATACGCGGCGCTGGAGGCGGTGTGGGTGATCCGTGGCGGTGGCAGCGAGGTGGGCGCAGGCTCGGCCTTGACCTAC
It encodes the following:
- a CDS encoding DUF1269 domain-containing protein; this translates as MSDPRSLVVLGFDNQLAAQEMLTTLTRLSTEGTLLLQDAVFVTKADNGKVRVVQTTDPSSGQAAVGGAWWGLLFGVLLAVPVLGMAIGAGSAALMARMIDTGISDKFVKELRDSIEPGKVYLAVLFSHANADKALDEMKRYSGLAQVITCNLSDEASARLNEALASGSVQTDVSDEESTITE
- a CDS encoding CPBP family intramembrane metalloprotease gives rise to the protein MKPRTALAVLVGGLTVANLGRTALVPGPWHFTFNLGIGAFAGGVAWITGLTRTEMGLSRRSAPAGLKFGLGAAAAITTGVVGLGLAGALTDDRTDMSALTMLSRALVVIPLGTVVVEELAFRGTLHGLLRQTGSERWAWVAGATLFGLWHVYPTWMADRDAAMTVGTLVATTIAGTGFIWLRVRSDSVIAPAVAHFATNSVTLAVAWILR
- a CDS encoding alpha/beta-hydrolase family protein — encoded protein: MNTSKKSRVRRVMVSITRRPAFGGMAVGLLFWWQSLSPTLMPRAWVIQAAVSAICVTLGYALGTLAGRLTRAVLRRRRVHIPGRLWRPARFGVGVLAVLALALGSIRWLGWQNSQRELVAMDSISGTVIPPMLGLTVILAGILFVAGRIVGAAVRGLDRWNQRHLPRVAAQPLTVVLVLLLTVLVIRDVAFARFTNWASTSFGAVDTGTADGVIRPETETVSGGIGSLVEWDDLGLQGRSFAGGATTVDELQAFWGDDTEISAPIRAYAGLRSNGDPRGRARLAVDDLERAGGFDREVLVVATATGTGWIDPDAAEAIEQIYRGDTAIVSMQYSYLPSWISFITDLDLAAEAGTELYGEVYQRWSQLPEGDRPTLLVFGLSLGSFGAESAFVGPDADTSLTNIVTRSDGALFVGAAHANPILRQVTGARDPGSPEWAPVFDQGRIVRFVTRDPDHGDPEGPWPQPRVLYIQHPSDPVTHWGMDWLWSRPGWMDDPRGYDVPADGRWFPVVTWVQGIFDLMAGFAAPPGFGHDYRLDYVDGWTRIAPPEGWSAEDTVRLEHFLFPDR
- a CDS encoding SLC13 family permease; this translates as MTITFLILGAVVVLFVWNRIPVELVAVGAALSLYFTGVLEVEEALTSFGDPAVVLIAALFVVSEGLDATGVTAWAGQQLIARVGESRTRLIVLVLLLVAFLTALISVNGSVAALTPMVVVLALRTGRPTSQLLMPLAFGAHAGSMLALTGTPVNVLVSDAARGAGTGPFGFFEFTLVGVPLVAGTIAIVVLFGQRLLPERTPESLPADLSDHARTMTRQYLSDHRVYRLRVEGGAACIGGQERDLPETEDLDIEVVGVQANGTGLAIHPSTINEGDVLIVRGDDDHVTRFAARVGLALEAEPFQVDPNGAVLDREIGVSEVVIPPRSPAVGEKVFPGMVTDSGDLVILAVQRKGEDIGPEPVKLAVGDTLLVQGQWIDLDRHVPSDPAVLVVDEPQRVRRQAVPLGPGSKAAVAIVAAMVAALATGAVPAVVAGLTAAGAMILFRVIDVDQAYRGISWTTIVLVGAMMPLSTAMTKTGAADRIATGLVDLIGDRGPYALLFGLFVLTAVMGQLISNMATALIVIPIGVSAAVELGVSPRPVLMSITVAAAAALLTPVATPANLMVMGPGGYRFGDYWKLGLPLLCLYLAVSVGLVPLIWSF
- a CDS encoding phage holin family protein, producing the protein MVRLAARTMISLLANAVGLIVAAQVLDDMSLSVTGYVTATVIFTVVAVFVEPLIRQMALKSAPAILGSSALVATLASLVLTSIIADGLQIHGLSTWVMATVVVWAAALAANLLLPLVIFKKVLGEVRSAN